The genome window CTCAGTAGTTATTACTGCTTTTATAGCGAATGATAGAATCATGTGCCAATAGCAATGGGCCTAATCACAGATTTTGCCCGCCGTATTTCTTGCGCATGGCAATTTTCCCTACTTTACCTGAATCGTTATAGACCTGCTCATTTAAATCCTTGCGAATACTGTTTTCAGTGGGATGTCCCCCATAGCCACGGCTGCCGTCCGTTTTACCAACAGTTTCCCGCTCTTCTGGGCGTACTGACTGTGTTTGGTCTTCGGCCATCCTTCGGCCCTGCACGGCGTGGGCGGCATGAATTAACTCATGCCCCAACCCCACTGCATTGGGAGTAGTAACACCATCAATCCCAGAGGTTCGCTTCTGAAAATCGGTATGATGCGCGACCTCTGCGGAAGAACCTTTACCGTGATACATTAACGGTTTAGAAAAACCAGGGATATGTAATGGATCATATACTGAATTTGTTAGGTCAAGAGTTCTACTGGATTCTCGTAACCCAGGGGAGGTACCTGCATCCTGAATGGCCACCGAATGCTTGGGAGCGGTTTTAATTTTGTTAAAGATATCTTGACCAGAAGAGGTTGATGCCAAAGTAGTCAGGTCATCTCGGGTTTGGCGGACAAAATCAGTAAATGCAGCCCCCGACGTGTGAGTGGTGAAGCGGCCGTCTCGCTTGATCTTAAGGTTATCAGCCCAAGGCGTATTGACCTCATTAACTTTTCTTAATTTCCCATGTTGTTGCACCAGCATTTCAGGTGTTATACCACCCTTAGGGCCCTCCAACTTGCCCTTTTCTATAGAATGTTCCGATCTCAAACGATTAGCCCAATCCTGACTATGGCTATTTCCTGTTTGCTCAAGTGAATCAATTAATAATGGTCTAAACGGATCGGCTCTACGACCGGTATTATTCCCTGACATATTTAATCTCCCTTATAATCTTTTTTGAATTCGGTCTATTTTATATTAAATAGGTTGTTGCAGATTAATGACAATAAAAGCAAACTCCATGCCTGTTTCATAATCATCTTATAACAGGCATTTGCCCCTGTAGTATGGAAGTAAACTAGTACAATAATGGGTGACCAATAGTTTCAAATGAATAAGTGGGGCTTTTTTACCTCACCTGAGCGGGGTAAAAAAGCCCCAGTCTTCTTGCCTTTCTTATGAATCCCCGCCAACGCCTTGTAAATAAAATAGACCGCATGCCCCCATGCGACCAAAGCAAGAATAAAGGCTGTCGGAAAGATAATTCAAAGTAAGAAAATTGATAATTTGGGGAGTTCATCTAGCCCTGTTAAGGGGCTGCTAATGATTGGCTAAAATGTGTAGCGAAGCGAAACCGAGTCAAACTTTAACAGTCCTGCGCTTAAACATCTTGTATGGTTTTACACACTATTTATCTCTTGCTTTTTCCCACCATGGTTTAGAAAAATCGACTTTATCCTCTGGAGTAACCATTGGATGTTCACGCAAGTAGTACTCCCAGAAAGCCTTTTCATATTTTGGGTTATATATTTTAAAGTATCCTTGAGCTTGATACTCTTCTAAAAGTTTACGATACG of Thalassotalea insulae contains these proteins:
- a CDS encoding M91 family zinc metallopeptidase; amino-acid sequence: MSGNNTGRRADPFRPLLIDSLEQTGNSHSQDWANRLRSEHSIEKGKLEGPKGGITPEMLVQQHGKLRKVNEVNTPWADNLKIKRDGRFTTHTSGAAFTDFVRQTRDDLTTLASTSSGQDIFNKIKTAPKHSVAIQDAGTSPGLRESSRTLDLTNSVYDPLHIPGFSKPLMYHGKGSSAEVAHHTDFQKRTSGIDGVTTPNAVGLGHELIHAAHAVQGRRMAEDQTQSVRPEERETVGKTDGSRGYGGHPTENSIRKDLNEQVYNDSGKVGKIAMRKKYGGQNL